One genomic window of Legionella jordanis includes the following:
- a CDS encoding ParD-like family protein — translation MGIVKISDELHEATKLMARAMSRSINSQAEYWIRIGKLAEENPSITYSEILKMLINQASSGEIRDVSEEL, via the coding sequence ATGGGTATAGTTAAAATTTCTGACGAGTTGCATGAGGCAACTAAATTGATGGCAAGAGCCATGAGTCGTTCAATCAATTCTCAAGCAGAATATTGGATTCGAATAGGAAAACTGGCGGAAGAAAATCCTTCCATCACCTATTCTGAAATTCTCAAGATGTTAATAAATCAGGCCTCATCAGGTGAGATACGCGATGTTAGTGAAGAGCTCTGA
- a CDS encoding alpha/beta fold hydrolase, translating to MLVKDLFIDIPSRENAPETRLHIRIVSENEGNLAKMPYIFMLPGGPGANHSHYKHYECLSTTGNIVFIDPRGCGLSNKQDPSSYNMDNYIQDVEEIRKQLNLENLILLGKSYGAMCALGYTLAYPKHVSSLILAAGSPSFRNLETARLNVEKRGTPEQQEVCERLWQGSFKSEEEINEYFAVMDSMYSYRKRNNLAVNRPAAEYSFAFEPLNEGFKGFLRTFDFENRLHEVSCKTLILVGEEDWVTDKKHSELMASRIPDNQFIVFPHSDHSMESDVPDEFFSSIQSFVKSQYEKKNSFVFFKEKKDMERKDRLTTENTNGFSL from the coding sequence ATGCTGGTTAAGGACTTATTTATTGATATACCTTCGCGAGAAAATGCCCCGGAAACCAGACTGCATATACGCATTGTGAGTGAAAATGAGGGCAATCTCGCTAAAATGCCTTACATTTTTATGCTTCCCGGAGGACCTGGCGCCAACCACTCTCACTATAAGCATTATGAATGCTTATCTACAACAGGCAATATCGTATTCATTGATCCTCGCGGTTGTGGATTAAGCAATAAGCAGGATCCGTCCTCCTACAACATGGACAATTATATTCAGGATGTTGAAGAAATTCGTAAGCAGCTAAACTTGGAAAACCTGATTTTATTAGGTAAATCCTACGGGGCAATGTGCGCATTGGGATATACACTGGCTTATCCAAAACATGTTTCCAGCCTGATATTGGCAGCAGGCTCGCCAAGCTTTAGAAACCTTGAGACCGCTCGTCTAAATGTAGAAAAAAGAGGAACTCCTGAACAACAAGAAGTCTGCGAACGATTGTGGCAAGGAAGCTTTAAAAGTGAAGAAGAGATAAATGAATACTTTGCGGTAATGGATAGCATGTATTCCTATAGGAAAAGAAATAATTTAGCCGTAAATCGCCCGGCTGCAGAATACAGTTTTGCTTTTGAGCCATTAAACGAAGGCTTCAAGGGATTTTTGCGCACGTTCGATTTTGAAAATCGCCTGCACGAAGTTAGCTGCAAAACGCTCATTCTGGTAGGGGAGGAAGATTGGGTTACGGATAAAAAACATTCTGAACTTATGGCGAGCAGGATTCCCGATAATCAATTTATCGTATTTCCCCATTCAGATCATTCCATGGAGTCTGATGTCCCAGATGAATTTTTTTCAAGCATTCAGTCATTTGTAAAAAGCCAATATGAGAAAAAAAATTCTTTCGTTTTTTTTAAAGAAAAAAAGGACATGGAAAGAAAAGATAGGTTAACAACTGAGAATACCAATGGATTTAGCCTTTAG
- the map gene encoding type I methionyl aminopeptidase: MLVKSSEEIEKMRVAGKLAAAVLAMIGPYVTEGVSTNELERICRRYIIEDLEAIPSTLNHYGFPACICTSINHVVCHGLPSDKKLKQGDIINIDVTVQKNGYIADTSKMFLVGEVKPFAKKLVKIAQECLYKAISIVRPGTYLGDIGSIIQKHAEQHGYSVVREYGGHGIGRTMWEEPEVMHFGKPNTGMQLRAGMTFTIEPMLNLGGREIKTLGDGWTVVTKDHRLSAQWEHTVLVTNEGYEILTLRPDERF, encoded by the coding sequence ATGTTAGTGAAGAGCTCTGAGGAAATAGAAAAGATGAGGGTGGCCGGTAAACTGGCTGCCGCGGTTCTTGCAATGATAGGACCCTATGTGACTGAAGGGGTAAGCACTAATGAGCTCGAACGAATTTGCCGTCGATACATAATCGAAGATTTAGAAGCCATCCCCTCGACCTTAAACCACTACGGTTTTCCTGCATGCATTTGTACATCCATTAACCATGTGGTATGCCATGGCTTGCCTTCCGATAAAAAGCTTAAACAGGGCGATATTATCAATATCGATGTGACGGTACAAAAAAATGGCTATATTGCAGACACAAGCAAAATGTTCCTTGTCGGAGAAGTAAAGCCTTTCGCTAAAAAACTGGTGAAAATAGCCCAGGAATGCCTTTACAAAGCGATTTCGATTGTTCGTCCTGGCACTTATCTTGGAGACATAGGAAGCATAATCCAAAAACATGCAGAGCAGCACGGCTATTCCGTTGTGCGTGAATATGGTGGTCATGGAATTGGCAGAACCATGTGGGAAGAGCCCGAAGTGATGCACTTTGGCAAGCCAAATACTGGCATGCAGTTGCGCGCAGGCATGACGTTTACAATTGAACCCATGCTTAATTTAGGAGGTAGGGAAATAAAAACCCTGGGGGATGGTTGGACTGTGGTCACCAAGGATCACCGGTTATCGGCACAATGGGAGCATACTGTTTTAGTGACCAATGAGGGTTACGAAATACTTACCTTAAGACCTGATGAGCGCTTCTAG
- a CDS encoding glycosyltransferase family 32 protein, giving the protein MPGKIHSIWFTQASGKLHPAIVPNLLSWSKNISNDFSIELWTNLNELLPSEIESLKLNNIIIRDHSACNPSPLYPYFLFFFEKGLQGDKAAFALASDVLRMCILGLTPDDEFFIYVDANDTAFLDLKKNLQNLDAFTQRSNLGYSFQAVAHPEERMVYTRNDVLIALRKIKPAFFNDYLKYYEQHLEQYHKDYVVPKTNSQAVELARNLTNSTERSFFRFIEKNDQELVAFTTFANHLDYVASINCMGFFPYVRLESSANTWLPYTEQNGMAFFAPRYPTPSQKTPKKNVNKLFQIPDESPSALIMDAHEKALEEFFQIAGVQPERFYIHNVNIPIWFSSSKDAISFLNALKQHVESKGLSLDWDMVRVNESKVDILGRENRTVVLNLSDEIRTDISLNA; this is encoded by the coding sequence ATGCCAGGCAAAATTCACAGCATATGGTTCACCCAAGCCAGCGGTAAACTTCATCCTGCAATTGTTCCAAACCTGCTTTCTTGGTCTAAAAACATCAGCAATGATTTCTCAATCGAACTGTGGACAAACCTAAATGAATTGTTGCCATCTGAAATTGAAAGTTTAAAGCTGAATAATATAATTATCCGGGATCACAGTGCCTGTAATCCAAGCCCATTGTACCCGTATTTCCTGTTTTTTTTTGAGAAAGGTTTGCAAGGGGATAAAGCGGCTTTTGCTTTGGCTTCTGATGTTCTAAGAATGTGCATATTAGGGTTAACACCGGATGATGAGTTTTTTATTTATGTTGATGCTAATGACACAGCTTTCTTGGATCTTAAAAAAAATTTGCAAAATTTAGATGCATTTACTCAACGAAGCAACTTGGGTTATTCATTTCAAGCTGTCGCTCATCCTGAGGAAAGGATGGTTTATACACGTAACGATGTATTAATAGCCTTAAGGAAAATAAAGCCGGCATTTTTTAATGATTATTTAAAATATTATGAGCAACATTTAGAACAATATCATAAAGACTATGTTGTACCTAAAACCAATTCTCAAGCTGTAGAATTGGCTCGCAATTTAACCAACTCCACTGAACGTTCTTTTTTCCGGTTCATAGAAAAAAACGACCAGGAGCTTGTCGCTTTTACAACCTTTGCCAACCATCTGGATTACGTTGCTTCGATAAATTGCATGGGTTTTTTTCCCTATGTGCGTCTAGAAAGTTCTGCTAATACCTGGCTGCCGTATACTGAACAAAATGGTATGGCTTTCTTTGCTCCACGATATCCCACACCCTCTCAAAAAACTCCAAAAAAGAATGTCAACAAGCTCTTTCAAATACCAGATGAAAGCCCTTCTGCACTAATAATGGATGCACATGAAAAAGCCCTGGAGGAATTCTTTCAAATAGCCGGGGTGCAGCCTGAGCGGTTTTACATTCACAATGTAAACATCCCCATCTGGTTTTCCAGTTCAAAGGACGCAATTTCTTTCTTAAATGCTCTTAAGCAACATGTGGAGTCCAAGGGGCTATCTTTGGACTGGGACATGGTAAGAGTAAATGAAAGCAAGGTCGATATTCTAGGCAGAGAAAATAGGACAGTTGTTTTAAACTTATCTGATGAGATTAGAACGGATATAAGCTTAAACGCTTAA